ggcgagtCGCCGGAGGCGCAGAAACATGgacaggcggcggcagcgcagaAACAGAGGCATGCTTGTCTTCACGGCCGAGGGAGAATGTTGACACGTGGGTCACATTGTCAGTTTTCTGGTGAAAACGCGATCAACCGTGAGATTATTGGTCGGAGCAACCAACAGCGCCATATGCGGTGGTGATTtgaattaatattttttaaaaggtGGTTTTTTTGGAAGGTTGCCCCCAATCATGATGGTTTTTCGTAATTTTTTCAATCTAGTATCTAATATGCTAGATGATGTACAGCTCGAGAAGAGCACCGTTCCCACTGAATTCTCCATCCGATAATCTTTAATGTTTGTTGTCTGATATTTGTAgaaagttttgttttcaatgtTTTTCTAAACTTATATTTACTCtgttaaaaaataatataaggTGTGTCTTTTGATCAACAATTAGTATTTCCTCCGATCCGTATTAATtgcctcaaatttgtttaaatatggatgtatctatgtttaaaaaatgtgTAAATACATATagtatttcgacaattaatatagattggagggagtagtagctTTTGTGAATTGAAATTGAAATCCTTGTTTGTATTCAAAATTCTTTACTTATGTTATCATTTGTATCACATATACAAATTTTTCATAAGGTGTTCTTTTAaatttttctttaattttttttcatctacTGCTAAACTCATCgacaaaaaaatcatttattttgttGGAATCATAGAAAGTGTGTCACGGATTCTATGTATTCTCGCTTTCTGAGTGTTCATCATATTATTGCAATTCTATGTATTCTCGCTTTCTACCGATTCTTTTGAATTGTATTTTAAAGAAAAGAACTAACCATTTATGCTGTGGAATCAAATAAACATTTTCATGAATTTACCTCATTTCCCGCTAGGATCGTAAATCCTGTATTTTCACATATGATCGAGTAGTTAGGTTTCCGAAGTAGTGTGATGGAAAAAGAAGTGCTTCTAATCATTGCTATTTGACTCGGACCTGTTTTGAAAATGCCGAGGTATTTCGAATTGTTTGTTGACAAAATGAAAGTAAGGAAAAACCTTTGAAAGAATTTCCATATTGACCTTTGACATATAAGAGTTCCGAATCGAATCTTTTTAGATAGAGGATCATTTGTCTCTGAGGGGGTAAGATTTAAGTGGACATGATATTATAATTAAGTGTTTCTCATGCAGGTAGGACTAGGAGATACAATATATAATAGGATTGTGTTGCTTGGTTTAAACTTTTGCTTTTGTCAAGCGTGCATAAGTTTGCTTAAGGATTTGAAAAACCACACGATAAGTCGATTTTCTAATTCTACCTGTTTCTCAGCAGCAAAACTTGAGTCATGCCACCAGCGATAATCCATAgtcgtattttttttttctcaatgcTTTGTGCCACAACACAAAGTGATGAAGTCTTAAGAATGATGGATCCCGCCACCAATTTAGTCTTTTTAAGGAGttaaggacttcatccagtaCATGATCGGATCGCATGCCCATGTCCTTCCTCACAAAGGTTTTCACTTTTGTTTCCTTTCCATCCAGGACCAGGAGTAGCAAAGCCACGAAAAAAGCAGGAGAAGATCACGCTGAAATGTAACTCTTAGCAAAGACTTCTTTTAAGCATATTTCGGGTACAGAACTGGCGGAGGCTATGGCAACACGGCTAGCGTTGACTAGTCACTTCAAGCAGACTACTCTCGTACTCATAACTGCTCCTCACAATCATTTTAACAAACATCTTATGTGCATATAACAAATCTGAATGAGTATATCAAATCTGTAAACACCGAGTTCTCAAATCTACACACAAGATTAACAACTACAAAAATAGCTTACTAACATCAATACCATAATAGATTCATCCATATATCAAAAAACACAAGTATGTCTTGCTTCAAGTGTCAACTCaaccaaatactccctccgtcccatattaagtgatgaaatattacatgtgtctagatgctttttatgTATACATATATCCGTATTTGAAccaatttgagtcacttaatatggaacggagggagcagcagcaaactTGAGTGGTAAGTGCCAATAGCAAGTAGAAATGATGACCAGTCACAAAAATAGTAAGGGAAACACCAAATAAAGGGGCGACATAAGGATTTACGTGGAAACCTCTTGCggggaaaaaccacgggcggCAGCGAGCACGGACTTCACTATGGAGATGAAGAGTACAACGTGTAAGCCAACAAAGATGGGGAGGGTCCAAATCCGCAACAATCCCTCACAAATTTAGGTGGATTTGGTAGATCAAATGCCTCTCCTCTCACCTAACCCTAGATGGCTACCACATGTACAAGCATTGCTTTACATGATTAACAAGCCAAAATGGCTCTCAAATGGTGAAATTAGGAGTTGCACATCACATTATCCTCGCAACAGATTGTCTAAAACTTGTCGAAAAGGTAAATCGTTCTTGAAGGGATCGATGATTTAGCGGCTATTTTTTATCTCTTTCAAATGTTGTCATACCAATTTTTTGTAGTCATAAGCTGTCAGAAATTCAATACAAAATTGTACATCTCCTGCACTtactatggatcggaggaagtacttgaCCGGGGGTTATCAATTAAGAAAACGTCGTtctttaccttttttttttcttgccaaaTCAAGACTTCCAAATGTCCCAATAAATATTCATGGGATGGTGCTCTGATCATGGAGAGATCGCAACTTGCTCTTATGAACACGTCCGTTACTCCCAACACGTCCACCAACGAGATTTGGCATCACCTATGATCATGAGAAACTGAAACATGCCCAAATGATCCCTGAGCTTCGAAGAGACGCTGACAAAGGTTCTCAGGCTCAGCTGAACATGAAAACATGCAAGCAACGAAGAGAAACAGAAAGGCCATCATCAGCAGGTCATGTACTCATGTCCAGAGCAAGAACACGCCCCCCTGCACGACACCACGACGCGTCCCGGCTTTCCGGTGCCGGCTTCAAATTACGTGGTGGTCCGCACGTTCTCCCCACCCTTGTTTTGGAGCTCGCGATCCCCCCGTGCGCCAAACTTAGCCATCGCTTCTCCCTCTCCTaccctctccttcctcccatCTCCCATCCACGGGAAGGCCTTTGGATCTCTCTCCAAGGCCTTCTGCCCGATCAATCGGACCGGATCACCTCCACCGTCTATCGTCTCTGTCGATCTCGATCCCCCCACAATCCCTCATTCTCTCCTAATTGATTGCCACGCAAGAGCAATCGCGCCTCGATCCGATCCGCCGTGCACCGTTTGATCGGTTCcacctgatcgaccacagagGGGGCAAGCCGGCCGGCGCGGGTCCCGatcgggcgcgcgcgcgcgtgagTGAGTACGGTGCGGTCGAAGGAGGTAAAAATTAATGGCGTTCCATGAGGTCGAGGTGCCACGACGGTGCTGCTGATCGGTCGTCGGCGCTCGATGATCGTCGGCACGCGGTGACGGCGTCGGCGGCTCCTCAGTGGTCGGCGTCCCTGCTGCGTGTACCTTGGTgttctcctcttccttcttcttcccagcGGTTGTCGTTTTCGTCGCGATCGCAGCGAGTCCGTCGGGCGCAGGCGCGGGGGGCAAGATGAGCTGCCTTCCGTGTttcgggaagaagaagaacgcgAACGGCgatgacgacgaggaggaggaggaggaggaggagacgacggggcccatggcgccgcctcccgccgtgCACGCCCCCGCGCCCTACGCCCCGGCGCCCGCCTCCATGTTCTCGGCCGCTCCGGCGGCCATGAACCCGACGAAGCTGCCCGGTGAGTGAGCGTCAGAGGATCAAACGCTTGTTCTGCTTTCATCTGCCAAGATTTTTGAAATGCTCTAGTGCTGAACGAAATCGATTCCGCTGCGATGATGACGactatgatgatgatgactaTGGTGGTGCAGAGGGCGACACAGCCGGCATGTCGGAGGACGAGCTGCGGCAGGCCATCGAGGGCAAGGCGTTCGCGTTCCgcgagctcgccaaggccacCGACCACTTCACGCCCTACAACCTCGTCGGGGAAGGCGGCTTCTTCAGGGTCTACAAGGGCCAGCTCGAAAAGGACGGACAGGTAACCTATTCGAAGTCCACGCTGCTCTGGTTGCACAATTCACACTCATGTCTGTGCGTCGATTTCCATCAGGCCGTGGCCATCAAGCAGCTGGACAAGCACGGCTTCCAGGGCAACAAGGAGTTCCTGACCGAGGTCGCCAAGCTCTGCAAGCACCACCACGAGAACCTCGTCGACATCATTGGCTACTGCGCCGACGGCGACCAGCGCCTCCTCGTCTACGAGCACATGGACGGCGGCTCCTTGGAAGACCACTTGTTCGGTACTCAATTATTCTCCCTCCGGCGAACCATATTAATTAAATCGCAGTGCTGATCGACCACGATTAACCACAGACCTGCCGGCGGACAAGAAGCCGATCGACTGGACGACGCGGATGATGGTGGCCTACGGCGCGGCGCAGGGGCTCGAGTACCTGCACGAGAAGGCCAACCCGCCGGTGGTGTACGGGGACTTCAAGGCCTCCAACGTGCTCCTGGATGCCAGCTTCACGCCCAAGCTCTCCGATTTCGGGCTCGCCCAGCTCGGGCAGACCGGGGGCGGCAACATGCCGATGGCGGCCCCGATGATGGGCTCCTTCGGGTGCCTGGCTCCCGAGTACGACCGCGGCGGCCAGGCCACCATGAAGTCCGACGTGTACAGCTTTGGCGTCGTGCTGCTGCAGCTCATCTCTGGGAGGAGGACCGTCGACGGCAACAGGCCTGCCGATGAGCAGAACGTGGTCTCCTGGGTAAGTACGTCGAATTTCAATTACTGAAGGATTTAATTGATCTCCCATCCTCTGCAATGAAGTGGATGTCGCGAATACTATGACGGATTACCGAAGCCTCTAATGTTAAGGTTTTTGCAACCTGTGATAAATGTTGTATTTGCAGGCATTGCCGAAGttcaaggaccagaagagatATCATGAGCTGGTCGATCCACTCATCAACAAGGAGTACCCGGCCAAGGCGTTGAACCAAGTGGTTGCCATGGCAGCGATGTGCTTGCAAGAAGAGGACTGCGTGCGGCCAATGATGGGCGATGTCGTCATGACGCTAGGCTTCCTCACATCGCTGCCACCGGATCCACCGAGCGTCAGCATCCCAGATCCCTCCCCAGCCCCAGCACCAAAGAAAGAGGAAGAATCACGTCGCTCTCGAAGTTCATCATCGTCTTCGGATGACGACGATGaccaggaagaggaggaggaagacgaggaagagTAGGAGAATCAAGGATAATTGTTTCGGGGATCGGTTTTGTGGAAACGTTAATAATATGCTTCAGAGTTATAATGTCAAAAACCATACATACCATGTGGTTTGTTTGATGTGTCTGATGTGTAAGTAGTTTAAACATGAATGAATTTTGGAGGTTTTCTAGGAGGCTGTGGCGATTAAAGTTGGGACGGAGCTAAAACGATGAAGGCGTGAGATGTTAAAACTATCACAACTGCTAATGTGGAATCGTCTAGAAAACATATTTGTTCCCTCTGTTTGGGTGTTGGAATTGAGCTAGGTATTGCGGAAATGAAATTGTGCCTCACCGATTTTCCAGAGTTTTGGATGGTAAGACAAAAGCTGTGTCAATATGTCCCCATGGACAATATCCTCACGACTTGTCGGCACATTGTCACCGCCGGTAAGATCTATTAACCAGTCGTGATGTTATCATCGTTAAGATCTATTAACCAGTCGTGATGTTATCATCGTTAAGATCTTATCGAGCCACCAACGTGGATGAAATATTGTCTACGATCCCGCTCCATCTTCAAGGATTCCGCTAACCGATCGGTGGCTGGTGCTACGCCCTGTTCTTCTCCATCACCGCGGTCGCTTCATGCCCCTGGCCCCCTTGGTAGGAAACACCTCCTTTGTTCTTCTGTGTTGAAGTCATGTCCACTTTCTCGTTTGTGCCTTTGCAACCAACAATCGTGGATTGCGAGCATTTAGTCCGCAGAGCGAAAACACAATAGGCAAACCATGTTCACCGATGAGATCTATATCTCACTCTATACGACATCCAAATACGATACTAAATTGAATTGTTGCTTCATTTCGATTCACCAAATTCATCGGCAACCAAACTAGAGAACGAAGTGTTACTTGATTCCATCTAGAGAGGGAATAGAGGATAGATTTTGAAGGTGTATTGTGGATTTGTGATAGGTTGTAATTTATTTTCGAAGCATAGTTTTGTACTTAGCTataaacatatactccctccattcaaAAAGGCGTATAACTTCTTGGCCTAAATTCTGAAAAGCAAGGCGCGGTCTGCTTTCTCCCGCTGCTCCCCCCAAAACGCCCCTGCCTCCCGTTCATTCTCGTCCACACAAACCcacccatcgttgccttggtCCACGTAAAGAAAACACCTCGCACAGAGACCTCTCCTGTCTCTTCCCTACTGTACTGCTCACATCtcccatcttcctcctcctgctcacATCCCATCTCCATCCCATTTTCCTCCTCCAAGGCAAATATTCTCCAGCACTCAACCGCCCCATTCATCTTGCTCATCCCGTATTGTTCTTCAAGCACCAAAAAAATCACCTCTCATCTCGCCTGCTCCTGTCAATGGGGTACAGCTGGTTCGTGGCAGAGGAGAAATCGATGGGAAGGGCCTGCTGCTCGCGGAGAGgctgttggaattttgggttacgCCCAAGGTTCAATCTGAATTAATtcctggaaaatctcaaaagcccattcatggagtgggatgaggaagtgggaatagtcccaccttgctagtttagggggagttagaccaatatataaggtatgttggttctcacctcttgagcaagtgagcaagggaaatacccacgcgcgctcctcctcctcctcctcgccgcgccaCGCCGCGTTTCATGGATCGATTTCGAGCTCGAGCCGGGTTGTTGCAgggtcgtgcttatctttttggcagtcggaatccgttgcttatctttttggtagtcggaatccgttgcttatctttttggcagtcggaatccgttgcggacgcataacaaatcccgataattgcggagtcggtCCGTCACGTCCATGATCCAATCTCATTGTTCGCCGTCcactgctactccatcccgtcgactgcgtgcacagatcgccgggagagcaggcctccggaaccccgaccttcgagatcctacccgggagacggtcgataaggtttttggggagcgttctcacacgactgctcgcttcttcacgtccctgtttcgtcggcatcttcatcaccaatggcggatgacctcggagatcccgtggctcaggctgccgctctagctcagcagcagcaggctgtcCAACTCCAAACCCAGGCACCTGCTCCTGCACAGGGGCAAGCGCAGGCACTGGCTGCTGCCCAagaggtagtcaaggctgctgctgctgccggcgggaacatcgacgccgccggacacgtcaccgacctcaacaaacaaacacaagaaaagagtacatCACCGTAcataatctgctctttcttgttgattttgattagtagttctattattcatgccgtgaaattaaatgagttttattgttgtgcgttgctatttaatttgtctagtttgcatgatgcTACATGTTCTACACATTGTTTtttggattaaatattcatcgaaattacctaatttttcaacaatccaaaaaccttattcgtgTAGGCAATTTTTGATGTCTCAATTTGCTGTCGCATTGAAACCACCTGTGTTTACTGGACTGCACTTTAAGAGGTGGCAGTATAAATGTCATATGTGGCTCGTGGCTATGGGCGCTCGGTGGGCGGTACAACACGGGAAGACTCAAACAATTGCTCCTCAGAAGTTGTATGTTGaggcttgtgttgtagtcGTCGCTGCGATCTGTAGTGTGCTGGGAGATAAGCTCGTTGATGCTTATCTGCACTATCATGAtgccaaagagttgtgggATGCGGTCATTGTTAAGTTTGGCACATCTGACGCTGGCAGTGAGCTGTACGTCATGTAGCAGTTCTTTGactataagatggttgcaaacCGATCT
The Brachypodium distachyon strain Bd21 chromosome 2, Brachypodium_distachyon_v3.0, whole genome shotgun sequence genome window above contains:
- the LOC100832752 gene encoding probable serine/threonine-protein kinase PBL23; its protein translation is MSCLPCFGKKKNANGDDDEEEEEEEETTGPMAPPPAVHAPAPYAPAPASMFSAAPAAMNPTKLPEGDTAGMSEDELRQAIEGKAFAFRELAKATDHFTPYNLVGEGGFFRVYKGQLEKDGQAVAIKQLDKHGFQGNKEFLTEVAKLCKHHHENLVDIIGYCADGDQRLLVYEHMDGGSLEDHLFDLPADKKPIDWTTRMMVAYGAAQGLEYLHEKANPPVVYGDFKASNVLLDASFTPKLSDFGLAQLGQTGGGNMPMAAPMMGSFGCLAPEYDRGGQATMKSDVYSFGVVLLQLISGRRTVDGNRPADEQNVVSWALPKFKDQKRYHELVDPLINKEYPAKALNQVVAMAAMCLQEEDCVRPMMGDVVMTLGFLTSLPPDPPSVSIPDPSPAPAPKKEEESRRSRSSSSSSDDDDDQEEEEEDEEE